A genomic region of Miscanthus floridulus cultivar M001 chromosome 3, ASM1932011v1, whole genome shotgun sequence contains the following coding sequences:
- the LOC136541373 gene encoding putative disease resistance protein RGA3 — protein sequence MESFLSAVLGELMTRSINFIISKCSKPPALVVEESLQRALLRAQVIIEEAMGRHITNQSMIHQLDMLRDAMHQGYYALDAFRYQPYYVEEDGKDQAVNYFISVSKVPSPMEPYFSGQTARFLQQLREALDRLSSMIVDLNELVMFLMSYPRLYRQPYSMHIILGNCMFDRQMEAELIIKFLLHTKPHSSEELEVLPLVGPFRVGKSTLIAHVCKNERVRDYFSEILWLHDCDFTDGELTFRQGCATKHQNHLSNLKKGKRLLVVIELYDNLCEDAWNRFYVASKRSFLSGSKIIVTSCSDMIVKFGTTPALTLKYLSPEAYWYFFKTLTFGSMDPEMHPRLAQLAMEIARLQHRSINSAYIISCLLKDNFSIHFWCKVLSFMRGFIQTYVSKFGVHPFDLLNQNKPVQLRRMAAPSEDFMICHQYHRSTEEEVPEIRIQDVMYGSIKKQGKFEVLVWRSQIPPYYSYVNVCEIRERKITGAKRKHWMKDGPTFC from the coding sequence ATGGAAAGTTTCCTTTCTGCAGTCCTTGGTGAGCTGATGACCCGATCCATAAATTTCATCATCAGCAAGTGCTCGAAGCCGCCAGCACTGGTTGTGGAGGAAAGCCTACAAAGGGCTCTTCTTCGGGCACAGGTCATCATCGAGGAGGCCATGGGACGGCACATCACAAATCAATCTATGATCCACCAGCTTGACATGTTGAGAGATGCCATGCACCAAGGCTATTATGCACTTGATGCCTTCAGGTACCAGCCTTACTATGTAGAAGAGGATGGCAAAGATCAAGCTGTGAATTACTTTATCTCCGTATCCAAGGTACCCTCTCCAATGGAACCCTATTTCTCTGGTCAAACTGCAAGATTCCTTCAACAACTACGAGAGGCACTTGACAGATTGAGCTCCATGATTGTTGATCTGAATGAGTTGGTCATGTTCTTGATGAGCTATCCTCGCCTGTATCGCCAGCCTTACAGCATGCATATCATTCTGGGTAACTGCATGTTTGATCGCCAGATGGAAGCAGAACTTATCATTAAATTCCTTTTGCACACAAAACCTCACAGTTCTGAAGAATTGGAGGTcctaccacttgttggcccattcAGAGTCGGTAAGAGTACCCTAATTGCTCATGTTTGCAAGAATGAAAGAGTCCGTGATTATTTCTCCGAAATCTTGTGGCTGCACGACTGTGATTTTACAGATGGTGAGCTAACTTTCAGACAGGGATGTGCAAcgaaacatcaaaatcatttgtcAAACTTGAAGAAAGGCAAGAGATTGCTAGTTGTTATTGAACTATATGATAATCTCTGTGAGGATGCATGGAATAGGTTTTATGTTGCTTCCAAACGTAGCTTTCTTAGTGGTAGTAAAATAATAGTCACAAGCTGTTCAGACATGATTGTAAAGTTTGGAACAACACCAGCTCTAACTCTGAAGTACCTGTCCCCTGAGGCTTACTGGTATTTCTTCAAGACACTTACATTTGGAAGCATGGATCCCGAGATGCACCCTAGGCTTGCACAACTGGCCATGGAGATAGCTAGACTGCAGCATCGTTCAATTAATAGTGCATATATCATCTCTTGTTTGTTGAAGGACAATTTTAGCATACACTTTTGGTGTAAGGTTCTGAGCTTCATGAGAGGGTTCATCCAGACGTATGTCTCCAAATTCGGCGTGCATCCATTTGATCTTCTAAACCAAAACAAACCTGTACAGCTTCGAAGAATGGCTGCACCTTCTGAAGATTTCATGATTTGTCATCAGTATCACCGCTCAACTGAAGAGGAGGTTCCAGAGATAAGAATCCAAGATGTGATGTATGGAAGCATTAAGAAACAAGGAAAATTTGAGGTCCTAGTATGGAGATCTCAGATACCCCCCTACTACAGCTATGTCAATGTTTGTGAGATTCGAGAGCGAAAAATTACAGGTGCAAAGAGGAAGCACTGGATGAAAGATGGACCCACATTCTGTTAA
- the LOC136541374 gene encoding uncharacterized protein isoform X1: protein MENFLPAVLGELMTRPINFIINKCLKRPAMAMEDSLQRALLQAQVIDEEAMGRHITNQALIQQLGMLRDAMHRGYYALDAFRYQPHYGEEGNDPAIRGFMSLSKVPSPKDPYFFSRTAQSQVQLEDALDRLRSMMFDLNESVIFMMSYPRLYRQPCSMHILLGNCMFGRQMEAELVIKFLLHTHPHCSQELEVMPIVGPPRVGKSTLVAHVCKDERVRDYFSEILWLCEFDFTNDELVCRQGYVMNHKNCMPNSNRGKRFLVVIELSGNLSEEAWNRLYLGSRGSFSSGSKIIVTGRSDKIVKFGTTPALTLKFLSKEAYWYFFKTLTFGSMDPEKHPSLAQLAMEIARLQYGSFHGAYIMSYLLRDNLNIHFWRKVLSFLRRAIQKHVSEFGVHPFDLLYQNRPVQHGRMATPSEDFMICHQYHCSPQEEVPEIRIQDLLFGSIKRHGKFEVLVWRSQLAPYYSYVNACEIREQKITGVKRKHSMKDGATLC from the coding sequence ATGGAAAATTTCCTTCCTGCAGTCCTGGGAGAGCTGATGACTCGACCCATAAACTTCATCATCAACAAGTGCTTGAAGCGGCCCGCAATGGCCATGGAGGATAGCCTACAAAGGGCTCTTCTCCAAGCACAGGTCATCGATGAGGAGGCCATGGGACGGCACATCACAAATCAAGCCTTGATCCAGCAGCTGGGCATGCTGAGAGATGCCATGCACCGAGGCTATTACGCACTCGATGCCTTCAGGTACCAGCCTCACTACGGAGAGGAGGGCAATGATCCAGCTATTAGGGGCTTTATGTCCCTATCCAAGGTACCCTCTCCAAAGGATCCCTATTTCTTCAGTCGAACTGCACAGTCCCAGGTACAACTAGAAGATGCACTTGACAGATTGAGGTCCATGATGTTTGATCTGAATGAGTCAGTCATTTTCATGATGAGCTACCCTCGTCTGTATCGCCAACCTTGCAGCATGCATATCCTACTTGGTAACTGCATGTTTGGTCGCCAGATGGAAGCAGAACTAGTTATTAAATTCCTGTTGCACACACACCCTCATTGTTCTCAAGAATTGGAGGTCATGCCAATTGTTGGTCCACCCAGAGTCGGCAAGAGTACCCTAGTCGCTCATGTTTGCAAGGACGAAAGAGTCCGTGATTATTTCTCAGAAATCTTGTGGTTGTGTGAGTTCGATTTTACAAATGATGAGCTAGTTTGCAGACAAGGATATGTGATGAACCATAAAAATTGTATGCCAAACTCGAACAGAGGCAAGAGATTTCTTGTTGTCATTGAACTATCTGGAAATCTCAGCGAAGAGGCATGGAATAGGTTGTATCTTGGTTCCAGAGGAAGCTTTTCTAGTGGTAGTAAAATAATAGTCACAGGCCGTTCAGACAAGATTGTAAAGTTTGGAACAACACCGGCTCTAACTCTGAAGTTTCTTTCCAAGGAGGCATATTGGTATTTCTTCAAGACACTTACATTTGGAAGCATGGACCCTGAGAAGCACCCAAGTCTTGCACAACTTGCCATGGAGATAGCTAGATTGCAGTATGGTTCATTCCATGGTGCATACATCATGTCTTATTTGTTGAGGGACAATTTGAACATACACTTTTGGCGCAAGGTTTTGAGCTTCTTGAGAAGGGCCATCCAGAAGCATGTCTCTGAATTCGGCGTGCATCCGTTTGATCTTCTGTACCAAAACAGACCTGTACAGCATGGAAGAATGGCTACACCTTCCGAAGATTTCATGATTTGTCATCAGTATCACTGTTCTCCACAAGAGGAGGTTCCGGAGATAAGAATCCAAGATTTGTTGTTTGGAAGCATTAAGAGACATGGAAAATTTGAGGTCCTAGTATGGAGATCCCAGCTGGCCCCCTACTATAGCTATGTCAATGCTTGTGAGATTCGAGAGCAAAAAATTACAGGTGTGAAGAGGAAGCACTCTATGAAAGATGGAGCTACACTCTGTTAA
- the LOC136541374 gene encoding uncharacterized protein isoform X2, with protein MENFLPAVLGELMTRPINFIINKCLKRPAMAMEDSLQRALLQAQVIDEEAMGRHITNQALIQQLGMLRDAMHRGYYALDAFRYQPHYGEEGNDPAIRGFMSLSKVPSPKDPYFFSRTAQSQVQLEDALDRLRSMMFDLNESVIFMMSYPRLYRQPCSMHILLGNCMFGRQMEAELVIKFLLHTHPHCSQELEVMPIVGPPRVGKSTLVAHVCKDERVRDYFSEILWLCEFDFTNDELVCRQGYVMNHKNCMPNSNRGKRFLVVIELSGNLSEEAWNRLYLGSRGSFSSGSKIIVTGRSDKIVKFGTTPALTLKFLSKEAYWYFFKTLTFGSMDPEKHPSLAQLAMEIARLQYGSFHGAYIMSYLLRDNLNIHFWRKVLSFLRRAIQKHVSEFGVHPFDLLYQNRPVQHGRMATPSEDFMICHQYHCSPQEEVPEIRIQDLLFGSIKRHGKFEVLVWRSQLAPYYSYVNACEIREQKITGCHKLQQSQF; from the exons ATGGAAAATTTCCTTCCTGCAGTCCTGGGAGAGCTGATGACTCGACCCATAAACTTCATCATCAACAAGTGCTTGAAGCGGCCCGCAATGGCCATGGAGGATAGCCTACAAAGGGCTCTTCTCCAAGCACAGGTCATCGATGAGGAGGCCATGGGACGGCACATCACAAATCAAGCCTTGATCCAGCAGCTGGGCATGCTGAGAGATGCCATGCACCGAGGCTATTACGCACTCGATGCCTTCAGGTACCAGCCTCACTACGGAGAGGAGGGCAATGATCCAGCTATTAGGGGCTTTATGTCCCTATCCAAGGTACCCTCTCCAAAGGATCCCTATTTCTTCAGTCGAACTGCACAGTCCCAGGTACAACTAGAAGATGCACTTGACAGATTGAGGTCCATGATGTTTGATCTGAATGAGTCAGTCATTTTCATGATGAGCTACCCTCGTCTGTATCGCCAACCTTGCAGCATGCATATCCTACTTGGTAACTGCATGTTTGGTCGCCAGATGGAAGCAGAACTAGTTATTAAATTCCTGTTGCACACACACCCTCATTGTTCTCAAGAATTGGAGGTCATGCCAATTGTTGGTCCACCCAGAGTCGGCAAGAGTACCCTAGTCGCTCATGTTTGCAAGGACGAAAGAGTCCGTGATTATTTCTCAGAAATCTTGTGGTTGTGTGAGTTCGATTTTACAAATGATGAGCTAGTTTGCAGACAAGGATATGTGATGAACCATAAAAATTGTATGCCAAACTCGAACAGAGGCAAGAGATTTCTTGTTGTCATTGAACTATCTGGAAATCTCAGCGAAGAGGCATGGAATAGGTTGTATCTTGGTTCCAGAGGAAGCTTTTCTAGTGGTAGTAAAATAATAGTCACAGGCCGTTCAGACAAGATTGTAAAGTTTGGAACAACACCGGCTCTAACTCTGAAGTTTCTTTCCAAGGAGGCATATTGGTATTTCTTCAAGACACTTACATTTGGAAGCATGGACCCTGAGAAGCACCCAAGTCTTGCACAACTTGCCATGGAGATAGCTAGATTGCAGTATGGTTCATTCCATGGTGCATACATCATGTCTTATTTGTTGAGGGACAATTTGAACATACACTTTTGGCGCAAGGTTTTGAGCTTCTTGAGAAGGGCCATCCAGAAGCATGTCTCTGAATTCGGCGTGCATCCGTTTGATCTTCTGTACCAAAACAGACCTGTACAGCATGGAAGAATGGCTACACCTTCCGAAGATTTCATGATTTGTCATCAGTATCACTGTTCTCCACAAGAGGAGGTTCCGGAGATAAGAATCCAAGATTTGTTGTTTGGAAGCATTAAGAGACATGGAAAATTTGAGGTCCTAGTATGGAGATCCCAGCTGGCCCCCTACTATAGCTATGTCAATGCTTGTGAGATTCGAGAGCAAAAAATTACAG GATGTCATAAGTTACAGCAGAGTCAATTCTGA
- the LOC136541374 gene encoding uncharacterized protein isoform X3: MTRPINFIINKCLKRPAMAMEDSLQRALLQAQVIDEEAMGRHITNQALIQQLGMLRDAMHRGYYALDAFRYQPHYGEEGNDPAIRGFMSLSKVPSPKDPYFFSRTAQSQVQLEDALDRLRSMMFDLNESVIFMMSYPRLYRQPCSMHILLGNCMFGRQMEAELVIKFLLHTHPHCSQELEVMPIVGPPRVGKSTLVAHVCKDERVRDYFSEILWLCEFDFTNDELVCRQGYVMNHKNCMPNSNRGKRFLVVIELSGNLSEEAWNRLYLGSRGSFSSGSKIIVTGRSDKIVKFGTTPALTLKFLSKEAYWYFFKTLTFGSMDPEKHPSLAQLAMEIARLQYGSFHGAYIMSYLLRDNLNIHFWRKVLSFLRRAIQKHVSEFGVHPFDLLYQNRPVQHGRMATPSEDFMICHQYHCSPQEEVPEIRIQDLLFGSIKRHGKFEVLVWRSQLAPYYSYVNACEIREQKITGVKRKHSMKDGATLC; this comes from the coding sequence ATGACTCGACCCATAAACTTCATCATCAACAAGTGCTTGAAGCGGCCCGCAATGGCCATGGAGGATAGCCTACAAAGGGCTCTTCTCCAAGCACAGGTCATCGATGAGGAGGCCATGGGACGGCACATCACAAATCAAGCCTTGATCCAGCAGCTGGGCATGCTGAGAGATGCCATGCACCGAGGCTATTACGCACTCGATGCCTTCAGGTACCAGCCTCACTACGGAGAGGAGGGCAATGATCCAGCTATTAGGGGCTTTATGTCCCTATCCAAGGTACCCTCTCCAAAGGATCCCTATTTCTTCAGTCGAACTGCACAGTCCCAGGTACAACTAGAAGATGCACTTGACAGATTGAGGTCCATGATGTTTGATCTGAATGAGTCAGTCATTTTCATGATGAGCTACCCTCGTCTGTATCGCCAACCTTGCAGCATGCATATCCTACTTGGTAACTGCATGTTTGGTCGCCAGATGGAAGCAGAACTAGTTATTAAATTCCTGTTGCACACACACCCTCATTGTTCTCAAGAATTGGAGGTCATGCCAATTGTTGGTCCACCCAGAGTCGGCAAGAGTACCCTAGTCGCTCATGTTTGCAAGGACGAAAGAGTCCGTGATTATTTCTCAGAAATCTTGTGGTTGTGTGAGTTCGATTTTACAAATGATGAGCTAGTTTGCAGACAAGGATATGTGATGAACCATAAAAATTGTATGCCAAACTCGAACAGAGGCAAGAGATTTCTTGTTGTCATTGAACTATCTGGAAATCTCAGCGAAGAGGCATGGAATAGGTTGTATCTTGGTTCCAGAGGAAGCTTTTCTAGTGGTAGTAAAATAATAGTCACAGGCCGTTCAGACAAGATTGTAAAGTTTGGAACAACACCGGCTCTAACTCTGAAGTTTCTTTCCAAGGAGGCATATTGGTATTTCTTCAAGACACTTACATTTGGAAGCATGGACCCTGAGAAGCACCCAAGTCTTGCACAACTTGCCATGGAGATAGCTAGATTGCAGTATGGTTCATTCCATGGTGCATACATCATGTCTTATTTGTTGAGGGACAATTTGAACATACACTTTTGGCGCAAGGTTTTGAGCTTCTTGAGAAGGGCCATCCAGAAGCATGTCTCTGAATTCGGCGTGCATCCGTTTGATCTTCTGTACCAAAACAGACCTGTACAGCATGGAAGAATGGCTACACCTTCCGAAGATTTCATGATTTGTCATCAGTATCACTGTTCTCCACAAGAGGAGGTTCCGGAGATAAGAATCCAAGATTTGTTGTTTGGAAGCATTAAGAGACATGGAAAATTTGAGGTCCTAGTATGGAGATCCCAGCTGGCCCCCTACTATAGCTATGTCAATGCTTGTGAGATTCGAGAGCAAAAAATTACAGGTGTGAAGAGGAAGCACTCTATGAAAGATGGAGCTACACTCTGTTAA
- the LOC136541375 gene encoding putative disease resistance protein RGA3, protein MESFLSAALGELMTRSMNFIIDKFSKPPALAMEESLQRTLLRAQAIDEEAMVRRITNQAMIQQLGMLRDAMHRGYYTLDAFRYQPHYGEDDSDQVVSRFMSLSKVASAKHPYFFSQTAQFREQLQEALDRLSSMIVDLNELVMFLASYPRLCRQPYSMHILLGNCMFGRQVEAELVIKFLLHTQPHSSQELEVLPIVGPPRVGKSTLVAHVCKDERVQDYFSEILWLNDLDFKDDELAFRQGYAMKHQNQVSNSNKGKRLLVVIELSRNLYEDAWSRFYLASKRSFCCGSKIIVTSRLDRVAKFGTAQALTLKHLSHEAYWYFFKTLTFGSMDPETHPRLAQLSMEIARTQKRSIIGAYITSYLLRNNFDINFWCKVLNFWRGIIRKHVSKFGVHPSELFDQNRYVQIGRMTAPSEDFMLCPRYQHSSQEEVPEIRVQDILYGSIKLHGKFEVLLWRSQIPPYYSYLCEIRERKATGAKRKRSMKDGVTFC, encoded by the coding sequence ATGGAAAGTTTCCTTTCTGCAGCCTTGGGTGAATTGATGACTAGATCCATGAATTTCATcatcgacaagttctctaagCCGCCGGCACTGGCCATGGAGGAAAGCCTCCAGAGGACTCTTCTCCGAGCACAGGCCATCGACGAGGAGGCCATGGTGCGGCGCATCACTAATCAAGCCATGATCCAGCAGCTGGGCATGCTGAGAGACGCCATGCACCGAGGCTATTACACACTCGACGCCTTCAGGTACCAGCCTCACTATGGAGAGGATGACAGTGATCAAGTTGTGAGTCGATTTATGTCCCTATCCAAGGTAGCCTCTGCAAAGCATCCCTATTTCTTCAGTCAAACTGCACAGTTTCGGGAACAGCTACAAGAGGCACTAGACAGATTGAGCTCCATGATTGTTGATCTGAATGAGTTGGTCATGTTCTTGGCGAGCTACCCTCGTCTGTGTCGCCAACCTTACAGCATGCATATCCTACTGGGTAACTGCATGTTTGGTCGCCAGGTGGAAGCAGAACTTGTCATTAAATTTCTGCTGCACACACAGCCTCATAGTTCTCAAGAGTTGGAGGTCCTGCCAATTGTCGGTCCACCCAGAGTCGGCAAGAGTACCCTAGTCGCTCATGTTTGCAAGGATGAAAGAGTCCAAGATTATTTCTCAGAAATCTTGTGGCTGAATGACCTTGATTTTAAAGATGACGAGCTAGCTTTCAGACAAGGATATGCGATGAAACATCAAAATCAAGTGTCAAACTCGAACAAAGGCAAGAGATTGCTAGTTGTTATAGAACTATCTAGAAATCTCTATGAAGATGCTTGGAGTAGGTTCTATCTTGCTTCCAAACGGAGCTTTTGTTGCGGGAGTAAAATCATAGTCACAAGCCGTTTAGACAGAGTTGCAAAATTTGGAACAGCACAGGCTCTAACTCTAAAGCACCTATCACATGAAGCATACTGGTATTTCTTCAAGACACTTACATTTGGAAGCATGGATCCCGAGACACACCCAAGACTTGCACAACTGTCCATGGAGATAGCCAGAACTCAGAAACGTTCGATCATTGGCGCATACATCACCTCTTATTTGTTGAGGAACAATTTTGACATCAATTTTTGGTGCAAGGTTCTGAACTTCTGGAGAGGGATCATCCGGAAGCATGTCTCCAAATTCGGCGTGCATCCATCTGAACTTTTCGACCAAAACAGATATGTACAGATTGGAAGAATGACTGCACCTTCTGAAGATTTTATGCTTTGTCCTCGGTATCAGCACTCTTCCCAAGAGGAGGTTCCAGAGATAAGAGTCCAAGATATCCTGTATGGAAGCATTAAGCTTCATGGGAAATTTGAGGTCCTATTATGGAGATCTCAGATACCACCGTACTATAGCTATCTTTGTGAGATTCGAGAGCGAAAGGCTACAGGTGCCAAGAGGAAGCGTTCTATGAAAGATGGAGTCACATTTTGTTAA
- the LOC136544982 gene encoding F-box protein At5g03970-like, translating to MEADPPPPASALMEELVEEVLLRSPPADPASLVRAALVCRRWRRIVTGPRFRRRYRDLHLHRGGSPSPPMLGFLSSAGAGTRFVPTSTFRPAPLFGGWRALDARHGRALLRRDTGRDAPVDCQLAVWDPATGRRTDLPRLPWSPHYPYSWNAAVLCSASTAAACDHLDCSGRGGGHFLVVVVGTNHAEMFAHFYSSETGTWSAPASARHPDDNVDFAPSALAGNALYFAFQTGAAALEFDLRTREMAVVRLPPPRFDWQRVVLSARDDGRLGLATAGKSTIYLWAREAPSRGDGNWVQTRAIELDTLLPAGAISAFPDVVSFVDGVGVVFVRTGDGLFTIDLKSLQVTKVSRDTAFSSIFPYISFHTPAMEVASTGEGPSSGA from the exons ATGGAAGCAGATCCGCCACCGCCGGCGAGCGCGCTGATGGAGgagctggtggaggaggtcctgctGCGCTCCCCACCTGCCGACCCGGCGAGCCTCGTCCGGGCCGCGCTCGTCTGCAGGCGCTGGCGCCGCATCGTCACGGGCCCGCGGTTCCGCCGCCGCTACCGCGACCTCCACCTCCACCGCGGGGGGTCTCCCTCGCCCCCGATGCTGGGCTTCCTCTCCAGCGCCGGCGCGGGCACCCGCTTCGTGCCCACCTCCACCTTCCGCCCCGCACCCCTCTTCGGCGGCTGGCGCGCGCTCGACGCCCGCCACGGCCGCGCCCTTCTGCGTCGGGACACCGGCCGCGACGCGCCCGTGGACTGCCAGCTCGCTGTCTGGGACCCCGCCACGGGCCGCCGCACGGACCTGCCCCGCCTCCCCTGGTCGCCCCACTACCCCTACAGCTGGAACGCCGCGGTGCTCTGctccgcctccaccgccgccgcctgcgACCACCTCGACTGCTCCGGCCGCGGCGGTGGCCACTTCCTCGTCGTCGTGGTGGGCACCAACCACGCGGAGATGTTCGCCCACTTCTACTCGTCGGAGACGGGGACCTGGAGCGCGCCCGCGTCCGCTCGGCACCCCGACGACAACGTCGACTTCGCGCCCAGCGCGCTCGCGGGGAACGCGCTCTACTTCGCGTTCCAGACGGGGGCGGCGGCCCTGGAGTTCGATTTGCGCACGCGGGAGATGGCGGTGGTTCGCCTGCCGCCACCACGCTTCGACTGGCAGCGCGTTGTGCTCTCCGCTAGGGATGATGGTCGTCTGGGACTCGCCACGGCAGGCAAGTCCACGATCTACCTGTGGGCGAGGGAGGCGCCGTCTCGTGGAGATGGGAATTGGGTGCAGACCAGAGCCATCGAGCTCGACACGCTGCTCCCTGCTGGTGCCATTTCAGCCTTTCCTGATGTGGTTAGCTTTGTGGATGGCGTTGGTGTCGTTTTTGTGAGGACGGGTGATGGGCTCTTCACCATTGATCTGAAGTCTCTCCAGGTCACAAAGGTATCGAGGGATACTGCCTTCTCCAGCATTTTTCCCTACATCAGCTTCCACACTCCAG CAATGGAAGTTGCCTCAACTGGTGAGGGGCCAAGTTCAGGTGCATAA
- the LOC136544981 gene encoding putative disease resistance RPP13-like protein 1 codes for METFLSAVLGELISRSINFIINKWSTPLKLNMEESLQRALLRAQVIIEEAMGRQITNQAMLLQLGMLRDAMHRGYYALDAFRYQPHYGEDGNDPAARQFMPLSKVPSAKDPYFSSRTIQFQEQLREALDRLSSMIVDLNELVMFLMSYPRLYRQPYSMHILLGNCMFGRQMEAELVINFLLHTKPHSSEELDVLPVVGPLRVGKSTLIAHVCKDERVCGYFSEILWLHNRDFMDGELTFRQGCAMNRRNCLSNLKKGKRLLVVIELYGNLCEDAWNRFYLASKQRFPSGSKIIVTSCSDKIVKFGTTPALTLEYMSLEAYWYFFKTLTFGSMDPETHPRFAQMAMEIARLQNRSINCAYITSYLLRDNFNIHFWCKVLIFLRGFIQKHISKFGVHPFDLLNQNKPVLHGRMASPSEDFMICHQYHRFPDEEVPEIRVQDVLYGSIKKHGKFEVLAWRSQIPPYYSYVNACEIRERKITGAKRKHCMKDGATFC; via the coding sequence ATGGAAACTTTCCTCTCTGCAGTCCTGGGTGAGCTGATATCTCGATCCATAAATTTCATCATCAACAAGTGGTCAACACCACTGAAACTGAACATGGAGGAAAGCCTACAAAGGGCTCTTCTCAGAGCACAGGTCATCATTGAGGAGGCCATGGGACGGCAAATCACAAATCAAGCCATGCTCCTGCAGCTGGGCATGCTGAGGGATGCCATGCACCGAGGCTATTACGCACTTGATGCGTTCAGGTACCAGCCTCACTATGGAGAAGATGGCAATGATCCAGCTGCTAGGCAGTTTATGCCCCTATCCAAGGTACCTTCTGCAAAGGATCCCTATTTCTCCAGTCGAACTATACAGTTTCAGGAACAACTACGAGAGGCGCTTGACAGATTGAGCTCCATGATTGTTGATCTGAATGAGTTGGTCATGTTCTTGATGAGTTACCCTCGCCTGTATCGCCAGCCTTACAGCATGCATATCCTTCTGGGTAACTGCATGTTTGGTCGCCAGATGGAAGCAGAACTTGTCATTAATTTCCTTTTGCACACAAAACCTCATAGTTCCGAAGAATTGGATGTTCTGCCAGTTGTTGGTCCACTCAGAGTCGGTAAGAGTACCCTAATCGCTCATGTTTGCAAAGATGAAAGAGTATGTGGTTATTTCTCAGAAATCTTGTGGCTGCACAACCGTGATTTTATGGATGGTGAGCTAACTTTCAGACAGGGATGTGCAATGAATCGTCGAAATTGTTTGTCAAACTTGAAGAAAGGCAAGAGACTGCTAGTTGTTATTGAACTATACGGTAATCTCTGTGAAGATGCATGGAATAGGTTTTACCTTGCTTCCAAACAGAGGTTTCCTAGTGGTAGTAAAATCATAGTGACAAGCTGTTCAGACAAGATTGTAAAGTTTGGAACGACACCAGCTCTAACTCTGGAGTACATGTCCCTTGAGGCTTACTGGTATTTCTTCAAGACACTTACATTTGGAAGCATGGATCCTGAGACGCACCCTAGGTTTGCACAAATGGCCATGGAGATAGCCAGACTGCAGAATCGTTCAATCAATTGTGCATATATCACCTCTTATTTGTTGAGGGACAATTTTAACATACACTTTTGGTGTAAGGTGCTGATCTTCCTGAGAGGGTTCATCCAGAAGCATATCTCCAAATTCGGTGTGCATCCTTTTGATCTTCTAAACCAAAACAAACCTGTACTGCATGGAAGAATGGCTTCACCTTCCGAAGATTTCATGATTTGTCATCAGTATCACCGCTTTCCCGATGAGGAGGTTCCAGAGATAAGAGTCCAAGATGTGCTGTATGGAAGCATTAAGAAACATGGAAAATTTGAGGTCCTAGCATGGAGATCTCAGATACCCCCCTACTACAGCTATGTCAATGCTTGTGAGATTCGGGAGCGAAAAATTACAGGTGCAAAGAGGAAGCACTGTATGAAAGACGGTGCCACATTCTGTTAG